One Cuculus canorus isolate bCucCan1 chromosome 1, bCucCan1.pri, whole genome shotgun sequence DNA segment encodes these proteins:
- the RPS16 gene encoding 40S ribosomal protein S16, whose amino-acid sequence MPAKGPLQSVQVFGRKKTATAVAHCKRGNGLIKVNGRPLEMIEPRTLQYKLLEPVLLLGKERFAGVDIRVRVKGGGHVAQIYAIRQAISKALVAYYQKYVDEASKKEIKDILIQYDRTLLVADPRRCESKKFGGPGARARYQKSYR is encoded by the exons ATGCCGGCCAAGGGTCCCCTGCAGAGCGTCCAGGTCTTCGGGCGGAAG AAAACAGCAACTGCTGTTGCCCACtgcaagagaggaaatggcctcattAAAGTGAATGGAAGACCTCTGGAAATGATTGAGCCCAGAACTCTGCAGTATAAA CTGCTTGAACCTGTCCTCCTCCTGGGGAAGGAACGTTTTGCTGGTGTTGACATCAGAGTCCGTGTAAAGGGTGGTGGCCATGTAGCACAAATCTATG CTATCCGTCAAGCTATTTCCAAAGCATTGGTGGCTTACTATCAAAAAT atGTTGATGAAGCTTCCAAGAAAGAGATCAAGGATATTCTAATCCAGTATGATAGGACTCTGCTGGTTGCAGATCCTCGCCGTTGTGAATCCAAGAAATTTGGAGGACCTGGTGCTCGTGCACGCTACCAGAAGTCTTACCGTTAA